In a genomic window of Bradyrhizobium ontarionense:
- a CDS encoding SGNH/GDSL hydrolase family protein: MAANTQARLGIVLFAVIAAAAATFVLARRSAAPSGGDHRTVRQLVVHYNLLARPDDPIIVLGDSIVEASTLPASACGHPIVNAGLAGAGTRSDLAGWLKPALGPKRAFAIIVSLGVNDALTAKPDSPAVFAERYEALLRDLSKLTERIFIVAFPPVEARGPFTPAMEKAAMASITGYRAVLPDLARRTGATLLPLPPVESPFTLEGIHLNAAGYRSWDQAIQRGTELACG, translated from the coding sequence ATGGCAGCGAACACGCAGGCGCGACTGGGCATTGTGCTGTTTGCGGTGATTGCCGCGGCAGCCGCGACCTTCGTGCTGGCGCGCCGCTCTGCGGCGCCGTCCGGCGGCGATCACCGCACCGTTCGCCAGCTCGTCGTCCACTACAACCTGCTGGCGCGCCCTGATGATCCGATCATCGTGCTCGGTGACAGCATCGTCGAGGCATCGACGTTGCCGGCCAGCGCCTGCGGACATCCGATCGTCAATGCCGGTCTGGCAGGAGCCGGAACGCGCAGCGACCTCGCCGGCTGGCTCAAGCCCGCGCTTGGACCGAAGCGGGCGTTCGCCATCATCGTGTCCCTCGGCGTCAACGACGCGCTGACCGCCAAGCCCGATTCCCCCGCCGTCTTTGCCGAGCGCTACGAGGCCCTGTTGCGCGACCTGTCGAAGCTCACGGAGCGCATCTTCATCGTCGCGTTCCCCCCGGTCGAGGCGCGCGGGCCGTTCACGCCGGCGATGGAGAAGGCCGCCATGGCGAGCATCACCGGCTACCGCGCCGTGCTGCCGGACCTTGCGCGGCGCACCGGCGCGACCCTGCTGCCCTTGCCGCCGGTGGAGTCGCCGTTCACGCTCGAGGGCATCCATCTCAATGCTGCGGGCTACCGGTCCTGGGACCAGGCGATCCAGCGTGGAACCGAGCTCGCCTGCGGTTGA
- a CDS encoding acyltransferase family protein: MALPQTSTSPGTHKLLGLELLRFLATISVLLWHYPHFAYVADAPVDLVRSELPFYRVLFPFYELGEYGVVIFWCISGFIFFWKYSAIIPDGTVDGWTFFVNRLSRLYPLHLATLLLVAGLQVIYVVQHGFFFVYQSNDLGHFVAQLFMASDWLPPTGVSFNGPIWSVSIEVLVYAAFFVSLRFVTTSPLLNLAMILAGIASGTLVGKCFVFFYAGGLAAMARQGVADAWYRPKLEAFAACAVVGIPSALWLSGIELAERAAVLLLVTTPILLFVCTRPITLPRRIEDLLQAAGNMTYSCYLLHFPIQLAIALVFTSLGRAIPYGTHPFWIGFMGLTLSAAYVTYRGFEAPAQRLIRRALLRKNETGRIAPAAQP; encoded by the coding sequence ATGGCCCTGCCTCAAACGTCGACATCGCCTGGGACTCACAAGCTCCTCGGACTGGAGCTGCTGCGCTTCCTCGCCACCATCTCGGTGCTGTTGTGGCACTACCCGCACTTCGCCTACGTGGCCGACGCGCCGGTTGATCTCGTCCGCAGCGAGCTGCCGTTCTACCGCGTCCTGTTCCCGTTCTATGAGCTCGGCGAATACGGCGTCGTAATCTTCTGGTGCATCTCCGGCTTCATCTTCTTCTGGAAGTACAGCGCGATCATCCCGGACGGCACGGTCGACGGCTGGACCTTCTTCGTCAACCGGCTGTCGCGGCTCTACCCGCTGCATCTCGCGACGCTGCTGCTGGTCGCGGGGCTGCAGGTCATCTACGTCGTGCAGCATGGCTTCTTCTTCGTCTACCAGAGCAACGATCTCGGCCATTTCGTCGCGCAACTGTTCATGGCGAGCGACTGGTTGCCGCCGACCGGCGTCAGCTTCAACGGACCGATCTGGTCGGTCTCCATCGAGGTCCTGGTCTATGCAGCGTTCTTCGTAAGCTTGCGCTTCGTAACCACATCGCCGCTGTTGAACCTGGCGATGATCCTGGCCGGGATCGCGAGCGGCACGCTTGTCGGCAAATGTTTTGTCTTCTTCTATGCCGGCGGACTTGCCGCCATGGCGCGGCAGGGCGTTGCCGATGCCTGGTATCGGCCGAAGCTGGAGGCGTTCGCCGCGTGCGCCGTCGTCGGCATTCCGTCGGCACTCTGGCTTTCCGGCATTGAGCTGGCCGAGCGCGCCGCAGTGCTCCTGCTCGTCACTACGCCGATCCTGTTGTTCGTCTGTACGAGGCCCATCACCCTGCCGCGGCGCATCGAGGACCTGCTGCAGGCCGCCGGCAACATGACCTATTCGTGCTATCTGCTGCACTTCCCGATCCAGCTTGCGATCGCGCTGGTGTTCACGTCGCTGGGGAGAGCGATTCCGTACGGCACCCATCCGTTCTGGATCGGCTTCATGGGGCTGACCTTGTCGGCGGCGTACGTCACCTATCGCGGATTCGAGGCGCCGGCGCAGCGGCTGATCCGGCGCGCACTGCTGCGCAAAAACGAAACGGGGCGGATTGCTCCGGCCGCCCAACCCTGA
- a CDS encoding cobalamin-independent methionine synthase II family protein: MQRTKPPFRADEVGSLLRPQKIKEARAKLEKGEISADDLRKIEDMEIEKVVHRQASTGLKLATDGEFRRSWWHFDFLAKLTGCELFHPDAGIQFAGVQTRHDSVRVIDKLDFPADHPMLNHFRFLKKHADAAHVTAKMTIPSPAVLHFRGGRKSISKDVYPDLDAFYEDLGKTYRKAVKAFYDAGCRYLQFDDTVWAYLCSQEELQKARERGDNPDGLQEIYSRIINYAIAERPADMTISTHVCRGNFRSTWISSGGYEPVAETMLAKTNYDGYFLEYDSERAGGFEPLRFLPKGNKVVVVGLVTSKVGELEKKDDIKRRMEEASKFAPLDQLALSPQCGFASTEEGNILSEEEQWAKLRLCVELAEEIWGK; this comes from the coding sequence ATGCAACGCACCAAGCCCCCGTTCCGCGCCGACGAAGTCGGCAGCCTCCTGCGTCCGCAGAAGATCAAGGAGGCCCGCGCCAAGCTCGAGAAGGGCGAGATTTCGGCCGACGATCTCCGCAAGATCGAGGACATGGAGATCGAGAAGGTCGTGCACCGCCAGGCATCGACCGGGCTCAAGCTCGCGACCGACGGCGAATTCCGCCGCTCCTGGTGGCATTTCGACTTCCTGGCCAAGCTGACCGGCTGCGAGCTGTTCCATCCCGACGCCGGTATTCAGTTCGCGGGCGTGCAGACCCGGCACGATTCGGTGCGCGTGATCGACAAGCTCGATTTCCCGGCTGATCACCCGATGCTGAATCACTTCCGCTTCCTGAAGAAGCACGCCGACGCCGCGCATGTGACGGCGAAGATGACCATCCCGTCTCCGGCGGTGCTGCACTTCCGCGGTGGCCGCAAGTCGATCTCCAAGGACGTCTATCCCGATCTCGACGCCTTCTACGAGGATCTCGGCAAGACCTACCGCAAGGCCGTCAAGGCGTTCTACGACGCCGGCTGCCGCTACCTGCAGTTCGACGACACCGTGTGGGCCTATCTGTGCTCGCAGGAGGAGCTGCAGAAGGCCAGGGAGCGCGGCGACAATCCCGACGGCCTGCAGGAGATCTATTCGCGCATCATCAACTACGCGATCGCCGAGCGTCCCGCCGACATGACGATCTCGACCCACGTCTGTCGCGGCAATTTCCGCTCGACCTGGATCTCCTCAGGCGGTTACGAGCCGGTCGCCGAGACCATGCTCGCCAAGACCAACTACGACGGCTACTTCCTCGAATACGATAGCGAGCGTGCCGGCGGCTTCGAGCCGCTGCGTTTCCTGCCCAAGGGCAACAAGGTGGTCGTGGTCGGCCTGGTGACGTCGAAGGTCGGAGAGCTCGAGAAGAAGGACGACATCAAGCGCCGCATGGAGGAGGCCTCCAAGTTCGCGCCGCTCGATCAGCTTGCGCTGTCCCCGCAATGCGGCTTCGCCTCGACCGAGGAAGGCAACATCCTGAGCGAAGAAGAGCAGTGGGCGAAGCTGCGCCTCTGCGTCGAGCTGGCCGAGGAGATCTGGGGGAAGTAA
- a CDS encoding caspase family protein, protein MRHSFLLLPLLVTLLAQPASAQSRSQLGPLCTTETTPADQMIAACNKIIALKVFSGGQLATIYFWRAVGWNKKGDYAHVVADATEALRLQPAQAIYNLRGSAYYDKGEYEIAIADFNDAVKSGPPSGTIFHNRGNAYRGTSDYAKAIADYDQAIKLTPKSALSWQNRGIAKEALGDLDGALTDINEAIRLDPALASPLINRSVIWRAKGNLERAIADASEAVRLAQNPPANVMTPPGSVVIAAHVHRALAHEAKGEFDAAKADYAAALKPTASDAGSKANQATAKVRLSLLSEPAVQPQQRAETAAPSSTAAAATGQRMALVIGNGAYTHVQPLPNPPRDARAIARSLHDIGFTVVEGIDLDRAAMQAKTRDFLREATRAQVAVVFYAGHGVQIDGRNYLVPTDIALSAGSDVVTALVDMDQILAGLDDEVRTNILILDACRNNPFAAPATTAETGRGLAGATGLAAPTSLGTGATSGAGTLIAFATAPGKVALDGVGDNSPFSAALSRHIGTPGLEVQQMLTRVRAEVVSATKNKQVPWSNSSLLGEVYLASK, encoded by the coding sequence ATGCGCCATTCGTTCCTGCTGCTCCCGCTGCTTGTCACCCTGCTCGCGCAGCCGGCCTCCGCCCAGTCCCGCTCGCAGCTGGGCCCGCTCTGCACCACCGAGACGACTCCGGCGGATCAGATGATCGCTGCCTGCAACAAGATCATCGCGCTGAAGGTGTTTTCCGGCGGACAACTCGCGACCATCTACTTCTGGCGCGCGGTCGGCTGGAACAAGAAGGGCGACTACGCCCACGTGGTTGCCGACGCGACCGAGGCGCTGCGGCTGCAGCCGGCGCAGGCCATCTACAATTTGCGCGGCTCGGCCTATTACGACAAGGGCGAGTACGAGATCGCGATCGCCGACTTCAATGACGCGGTCAAAAGTGGTCCGCCGAGCGGCACGATCTTCCACAACCGCGGCAACGCCTACCGCGGCACGAGCGACTACGCCAAGGCCATCGCCGACTACGATCAGGCGATCAAGCTGACGCCGAAATCAGCGCTGTCCTGGCAGAATCGCGGCATCGCCAAGGAGGCGCTCGGCGATCTCGATGGCGCGCTCACCGACATCAACGAGGCGATCCGGCTCGACCCGGCGCTGGCCTCGCCCCTGATCAATCGCAGCGTGATCTGGCGCGCCAAGGGCAATCTCGAGCGCGCCATCGCCGACGCTTCCGAGGCGGTCCGGCTGGCGCAGAACCCGCCGGCCAATGTGATGACACCGCCCGGCAGCGTGGTCATCGCCGCCCATGTGCATCGCGCGCTGGCCCATGAGGCCAAGGGCGAGTTCGATGCAGCCAAGGCGGATTATGCCGCCGCGCTGAAGCCCACGGCGTCCGACGCTGGCAGCAAGGCCAACCAGGCGACCGCCAAGGTGCGGCTGTCGCTGCTGTCGGAGCCGGCGGTGCAGCCGCAGCAGCGGGCGGAGACGGCGGCGCCCTCCTCCACCGCAGCAGCTGCGACGGGGCAGCGCATGGCGCTCGTCATCGGCAACGGCGCCTATACACATGTGCAGCCGCTGCCCAATCCGCCACGCGATGCGCGTGCGATCGCCAGGAGCCTGCATGACATCGGGTTTACCGTGGTCGAAGGCATCGATCTCGATCGCGCGGCGATGCAGGCCAAGACGCGCGACTTCCTGCGCGAGGCGACACGGGCGCAGGTGGCGGTGGTGTTCTACGCCGGGCACGGCGTGCAGATCGACGGCCGCAACTATCTCGTGCCGACCGATATCGCGCTGTCTGCGGGCAGCGACGTCGTCACCGCCCTGGTCGACATGGACCAGATCCTGGCCGGGCTCGACGACGAGGTCCGCACCAACATCCTGATCCTCGATGCCTGCCGCAACAATCCGTTCGCGGCGCCGGCCACCACGGCCGAAACCGGCCGCGGGCTTGCGGGGGCGACGGGCCTCGCCGCGCCCACCTCCCTCGGCACGGGCGCGACCTCGGGTGCCGGCACGCTGATCGCATTCGCGACGGCGCCCGGCAAGGTCGCGCTCGATGGCGTAGGCGACAACAGCCCGTTCTCGGCAGCGCTGTCGCGTCATATCGGCACGCCGGGCCTCGAGGTGCAGCAGATGCTGACGCGGGTGCGCGCCGAGGTCGTCTCGGCCACGAAGAACAAGCAGGTGCCGTGGTCGAACTCCTCGCTGCTCGGCGAAGTCTACCTCGCGTCGAAATAG
- a CDS encoding addiction module antidote protein yields the protein MATTRFDAAEYLAEPEAQAEFLAAALEDGTADEIRAAINTIARARGMTEVAKATGIRREQLYRALGEDGNPEFATILKVIRALGVKLTSAPPKAAPKRKSAKKAGRRAA from the coding sequence ATGGCAACGACGCGCTTCGATGCCGCGGAATATCTTGCAGAGCCGGAGGCCCAAGCCGAGTTTCTGGCGGCGGCGCTTGAGGACGGCACCGCTGATGAAATCCGCGCCGCGATCAACACAATTGCCCGAGCGCGCGGCATGACGGAAGTCGCCAAGGCAACCGGCATCCGTCGCGAACAGCTTTATCGGGCACTTGGTGAAGACGGGAATCCGGAGTTCGCCACCATCCTCAAGGTGATCCGCGCTCTCGGCGTGAAGCTCACCTCAGCGCCGCCCAAGGCTGCTCCGAAGCGGAAGTCTGCCAAGAAAGCAGGCCGCCGGGCCGCGTAG
- the ahcY gene encoding adenosylhomocysteinase, whose translation MTAKPGFTDYIVKDISLADFGRKELSLAETEMPGLMATREEYGPKQPLKGARIAGSLHMTIQTGVLIETLKALGADIRWVSCNIYSTQDHAAAAIAAAGIPVFAVKGETLVDYWDYTAKLFDWHGAKPGEALHPNMILDDGGDATMYVHLGLRAENGDAAFLDKPGSEEEEVFFALLKKQLKEKPKGYFAAIAKSIKGVSEETTTGVHRLYDMQKAGTLLWPAINVNDSVTKSKFDNLYGCRESLVDGIRRGTDVMMSGKVAMVAGFGDVGKGSAASLRQAGCRVLVSEIDPICALQAAMEGYEVVTMEDAAPRADIFVTATGNKDIITIEHMRAMKDRAIVCNIGHFDNEIQVASLKNLKWTNIKPQVDEITFADGKRMILLSEGRLVNLGNAMGHPSFVMSASFTNQTLAQIELYANNKDGKYKKEVYVLPKSLDEKVAMLHLAKIGVNLTKLRPDQASYIGVKQEGPFKSDHYRY comes from the coding sequence ATGACCGCCAAGCCTGGTTTCACCGACTACATCGTCAAGGACATTTCGCTCGCCGATTTCGGGCGCAAGGAGCTCTCGCTGGCCGAGACGGAGATGCCCGGCCTGATGGCGACGCGCGAGGAATACGGCCCGAAGCAGCCCTTGAAGGGCGCGCGCATCGCAGGCTCCCTGCACATGACGATCCAGACCGGCGTCCTGATCGAGACGCTGAAGGCGCTCGGCGCCGACATCCGCTGGGTCTCCTGCAACATCTATTCGACCCAGGATCACGCCGCGGCCGCGATCGCCGCCGCCGGCATCCCGGTGTTCGCCGTCAAGGGCGAGACGCTGGTCGACTATTGGGACTACACCGCCAAGCTGTTCGACTGGCATGGCGCAAAACCCGGTGAAGCCTTGCATCCCAACATGATCCTCGATGACGGCGGCGACGCCACCATGTACGTCCATCTCGGCCTCAGGGCCGAGAACGGCGACGCGGCTTTCCTGGACAAGCCCGGTTCGGAAGAAGAGGAAGTGTTCTTCGCGCTGCTCAAGAAGCAGCTCAAGGAGAAGCCGAAGGGCTACTTTGCCGCCATCGCCAAGTCGATCAAGGGCGTCTCGGAGGAGACCACCACGGGCGTGCACCGTCTGTACGACATGCAGAAGGCCGGCACGCTGCTGTGGCCCGCCATCAACGTCAACGACAGCGTCACCAAGTCGAAGTTCGACAACCTCTATGGCTGCCGCGAGTCGCTGGTCGACGGCATCCGCCGCGGCACCGACGTGATGATGTCGGGCAAGGTCGCGATGGTCGCCGGCTTCGGCGATGTCGGCAAGGGCTCGGCCGCCTCGCTGCGCCAGGCCGGCTGCCGCGTGCTGGTGTCCGAGATCGATCCGATCTGCGCGCTGCAGGCGGCGATGGAAGGCTACGAGGTCGTGACGATGGAGGACGCCGCGCCGCGCGCCGACATCTTCGTCACCGCCACCGGCAACAAGGACATCATCACCATCGAGCACATGCGCGCGATGAAGGATCGCGCCATCGTCTGCAACATCGGCCACTTCGACAATGAGATCCAGGTCGCTTCGCTGAAGAACCTGAAGTGGACCAACATCAAGCCGCAGGTCGACGAGATCACCTTCGCCGACGGCAAGCGCATGATCCTGCTCTCGGAAGGCCGGCTCGTGAACCTCGGCAACGCCATGGGCCATCCGTCCTTCGTGATGTCGGCGTCGTTCACCAACCAGACCTTGGCGCAGATCGAGCTCTACGCCAACAACAAGGACGGCAAGTACAAGAAGGAAGTCTATGTGCTGCCGAAGTCGCTGGATGAGAAGGTGGCGATGCTGCATCTCGCCAAGATCGGCGTGAATCTCACCAAGCTTCGTCCCGACCAGGCCTCCTACATCGGCGTCAAGCAGGAAGGCCCGTTCAAGTCGGACCACTACCGCTACTGA
- the metK gene encoding methionine adenosyltransferase yields MRASYLFTSESVSEGHPDKVCDRISDEIVDLFYREGPKAGIDPWAIRAACETLATTNKVVIAGETRGPASVTNEHIEHVVREAIKDIGYEQEGFHWKTCDIEILLHPQSADIAQGVDALQPGERKEEGAGDQGIMFGYATNETPDLMPAPIFYAHKILRLISEARHSGVEKVLGPDSKSQVTVQYENGKPVGVREIVVSHQHLVEDMTSEQVRERVEPYVRKALPEGWITPKTIWHINPTGKFFIGGPDGDAGLTGRKIIVDTYGGAAPHGGGAFSGKDPTKVDRSAAYAARYVAKNIVAAGLADRCTLQLAYAIGVARPLSIYIDTHGTGKVPEEQLEKAAAEVMDLTPRGIRSHLDLNRPIYARTSSYGHFGRTPDNEGGFSWEKIDLVEQFKRAV; encoded by the coding sequence ATGCGCGCGTCTTATCTGTTCACCTCGGAATCGGTGTCCGAGGGCCATCCGGACAAGGTCTGCGACCGTATTTCCGACGAGATCGTCGACCTGTTCTACCGCGAGGGGCCGAAGGCCGGCATCGATCCGTGGGCGATCCGCGCCGCCTGCGAGACGCTCGCCACCACCAACAAGGTCGTGATCGCCGGCGAGACCCGCGGCCCCGCCTCGGTCACCAACGAGCACATCGAGCACGTCGTGCGCGAGGCCATCAAGGACATCGGCTACGAGCAGGAAGGCTTCCACTGGAAGACCTGCGACATCGAGATTCTCCTGCATCCGCAGTCGGCCGACATCGCGCAGGGCGTCGACGCGCTGCAGCCCGGCGAGAGGAAGGAAGAGGGCGCGGGCGACCAGGGCATCATGTTCGGTTACGCGACCAACGAGACGCCGGACCTGATGCCGGCGCCCATCTTCTACGCCCACAAGATCCTGCGCCTGATCTCGGAAGCCCGTCACTCGGGTGTCGAGAAGGTGCTTGGGCCGGACTCCAAGAGCCAGGTCACCGTGCAGTATGAGAACGGCAAGCCGGTCGGCGTCCGCGAGATCGTGGTCTCGCACCAGCATCTGGTCGAGGACATGACCTCGGAGCAGGTGCGCGAGCGCGTCGAGCCTTATGTACGCAAGGCGCTGCCGGAAGGCTGGATCACCCCGAAGACCATCTGGCACATCAATCCGACCGGCAAGTTCTTCATCGGCGGTCCCGACGGCGACGCTGGCCTCACCGGTCGCAAGATCATCGTCGACACCTATGGTGGCGCGGCCCCGCATGGCGGCGGCGCCTTCTCGGGCAAGGATCCGACCAAGGTCGACCGTTCCGCCGCTTATGCTGCGCGCTACGTTGCCAAGAACATCGTCGCCGCCGGTCTCGCCGACCGCTGCACGCTGCAGCTCGCTTACGCGATCGGCGTGGCGCGGCCGCTGTCGATCTACATCGACACCCACGGTACCGGTAAGGTGCCCGAGGAGCAGCTCGAGAAGGCAGCCGCCGAGGTGATGGATCTCACCCCCCGCGGCATCCGCAGCCACCTCGATCTCAACCGGCCGATCTACGCGCGCACCTCGTCCTACGGCCATTTCGGCCGCACGCCGGACAATGAGGGCGGCTTCTCCTGGGAGAAGATCGACCTCGTCGAGCAGTTCAAGCGCGCGGTGTGA
- a CDS encoding type II toxin-antitoxin system RelE/ParE family toxin, with product MLEVRQTSEFKEWLLGLRDARAKARIAARIARAEGGNLGDSKPVGGGVSQMLIDYGPGYRVYLRQKGNVLVILLCGGDKSIQRSDIRRAQELAEREG from the coding sequence ATGCTCGAGGTCCGGCAGACCAGCGAGTTCAAGGAATGGCTTCTTGGTCTGCGAGATGCGAGAGCAAAGGCACGTATTGCGGCTCGCATTGCCCGTGCTGAAGGTGGCAACCTCGGTGACAGCAAGCCGGTTGGTGGGGGCGTCTCCCAAATGCTGATCGATTACGGCCCCGGCTATCGGGTCTATTTGCGCCAGAAAGGCAACGTCCTGGTGATCCTGCTTTGCGGTGGTGACAAGAGCATCCAGCGCTCCGATATCCGGCGCGCTCAAGAATTGGCCGAGAGAGAGGGGTAG
- a CDS encoding retropepsin-like aspartic protease yields MSRYFGARLTAAALLLTAMLGPAAAGYLDENPDEVFAGVYERLGTLPLQAARDPFVWLRLQELKREPCDQKSVSDLALMLDKLGYRRQAAEGLYRFVRECGAPLTALQRAADTYMKLTDYPKAVEVADEYVRRAPSNREAHYLRATALAGAGDHQRALADYSDTIELSPDKAKVASRVFTQMAETYAALKRYCEAVAPISLWVSFDPRARDTSQTQRMIADYERQGNCAASTDAHHERFPLRGQKSVVVVKAEINGVKGSFILDTGASYVSVRTAFAERAKLPQGGGSDITLMTANGETKARLSRADKVKLNSLQATGIPVAVQDGDRKDYGSGIDGLLGMSFLSRFDVQITADFVEVRPRRTQKP; encoded by the coding sequence ATGTCGAGGTATTTCGGGGCCAGGCTGACGGCGGCCGCGCTGCTGCTGACCGCCATGCTGGGACCAGCTGCCGCCGGCTACCTCGACGAAAATCCAGACGAGGTCTTTGCGGGCGTCTACGAACGCCTGGGCACGCTGCCGTTGCAGGCCGCCCGCGATCCCTTCGTCTGGCTGCGCCTTCAGGAGCTGAAGCGTGAGCCCTGCGACCAGAAGAGCGTCAGCGATCTCGCGCTGATGCTCGACAAGCTCGGCTACCGCCGCCAGGCTGCGGAGGGCCTCTACCGCTTCGTGAGGGAGTGCGGTGCCCCGCTCACGGCTCTGCAACGCGCGGCCGACACCTACATGAAGCTCACCGACTATCCCAAGGCCGTCGAGGTTGCCGACGAATATGTCCGCCGTGCACCGTCGAACCGCGAAGCGCATTATCTCCGCGCCACGGCGCTCGCCGGTGCGGGCGATCATCAGCGCGCGCTGGCCGATTACTCCGACACGATCGAACTGTCGCCGGACAAGGCCAAGGTGGCCAGCCGTGTCTTCACGCAGATGGCCGAGACCTATGCGGCGCTGAAGCGCTATTGCGAAGCGGTTGCGCCGATCAGCCTGTGGGTGTCGTTCGATCCACGCGCCCGGGACACCAGCCAGACCCAGCGGATGATCGCCGACTACGAACGCCAGGGCAATTGCGCCGCTTCGACCGACGCTCATCACGAGCGCTTCCCCCTGCGCGGACAGAAGAGCGTCGTCGTGGTCAAGGCGGAGATCAACGGGGTCAAGGGATCGTTCATCCTCGACACCGGCGCGAGCTACGTTTCGGTTCGCACCGCCTTCGCCGAGCGCGCCAAGCTGCCTCAGGGCGGAGGCAGCGACATCACACTGATGACGGCGAACGGAGAAACGAAAGCACGGCTGTCCCGCGCGGACAAGGTCAAGCTCAATTCGCTCCAGGCGACCGGCATTCCAGTCGCGGTTCAGGACGGCGACCGCAAGGATTACGGCAGCGGTATCGACGGGCTGCTGGGCATGAGCTTCCTCTCCCGCTTCGATGTCCAGATCACGGCCGACTTCGTCGAGGTCCGTCCCCGCCGCACGCAGAAGCCGTAG
- a CDS encoding urea carboxylase-associated family protein yields the protein MSPRPPAEPADAASRRAAPAAIVYPAGMQAEPDMTVLERARRALVKTGEVVVPPRDARIFRVARGQFFRIVSIDGPQVGDLNLWNAHDLSERFFSGKTRALHATHVSTGDRLWSTMPSLRPMATISHDTLGWYGFDADGAGIHDVIGTRCDPYTNRLLRGTNYDFCCHSNLARALAGELNAEPCAVEHHVHDVLNVFMCTGFTRDTHQYFMKASPVRPGDFIELFAEIDLLGALSACPGGDCGSTHSSDSAACHPLRIEIFEPDRTTLADWPWPSPSSYHRRHGAASP from the coding sequence ATGTCCCCACGCCCGCCTGCCGAACCCGCCGATGCCGCATCGCGCCGTGCGGCACCCGCTGCGATCGTCTATCCCGCCGGCATGCAGGCCGAGCCCGACATGACCGTGCTGGAGCGTGCGCGGCGGGCCCTGGTCAAGACCGGCGAGGTCGTGGTGCCGCCGCGCGATGCCCGCATCTTCCGGGTCGCGCGCGGGCAATTCTTTCGCATCGTCAGCATCGACGGTCCGCAGGTCGGCGACCTCAACCTGTGGAATGCGCACGATCTGTCGGAGCGCTTCTTCAGCGGCAAGACGCGCGCGCTGCACGCCACCCATGTGTCGACCGGCGACCGGCTGTGGAGCACGATGCCGAGCCTGCGGCCGATGGCCACGATCAGCCACGACACGCTCGGCTGGTATGGCTTCGACGCCGACGGCGCCGGCATCCACGACGTGATCGGCACCCGCTGCGATCCCTACACCAACCGTCTGCTGAGGGGGACCAACTATGATTTCTGCTGCCATTCGAATCTCGCACGGGCATTGGCCGGCGAACTGAATGCGGAGCCCTGTGCCGTGGAGCATCACGTCCACGACGTGCTCAACGTCTTCATGTGCACCGGCTTTACGCGCGACACACACCAGTATTTCATGAAGGCGAGCCCGGTGCGGCCCGGCGACTTCATCGAGCTCTTCGCCGAGATCGACCTGCTCGGCGCGCTGTCGGCCTGCCCCGGCGGCGACTGCGGATCGACGCATTCGAGCGACAGCGCGGCCTGCCATCCGCTGCGCATCGAGATCTTCGAGCCGGACCGGACGACGCTCGCCGATTGGCCCTGGCCGTCGCCGAGCAGCTATCATCGCCGCCACGGGGCGGCGTCCCCATGA
- a CDS encoding DUF2147 domain-containing protein: MVGRFVIGIGFALALAASPALADDVTGVWLRESGASKVKFAPCGGAICGTLVWIKEGTDTPAKVGQRLFSGMKSTGPNAWAGSYSNPDDGKTYDAKMTLSGNTLTTSGCAFGGVICRSSTWTRAN, from the coding sequence ATGGTCGGTCGGTTTGTCATTGGAATTGGCTTTGCGCTCGCACTCGCCGCGAGTCCGGCGCTCGCCGATGACGTGACCGGCGTCTGGCTGCGCGAGAGTGGTGCCTCCAAGGTCAAGTTCGCGCCCTGCGGCGGCGCCATCTGCGGCACGCTGGTCTGGATCAAGGAAGGCACCGACACGCCGGCGAAGGTCGGCCAGCGGCTGTTCTCAGGCATGAAATCGACCGGCCCCAATGCCTGGGCCGGCAGCTACAGCAATCCCGACGACGGCAAGACCTATGACGCCAAGATGACGCTGTCCGGTAACACGCTGACGACCTCGGGCTGCGCCTTCGGCGGCGTCATCTGCCGCTCCTCGACCTGGACGCGGGCGAATTAG